A genomic stretch from Erwinia sp. E_sp_B01_1 includes:
- the ccmA gene encoding cytochrome c biogenesis heme-transporting ATPase CcmA, protein MLEANNLTCVRDERTLFSDLCFTVSAGDIVQIEGANGAGKTSLLRILAGLSRAEQGDVLWQQQPIHRQRETWHRALLYLGHQPGVKAVLTARENLHFYHASQSEASLMAALEEVDLVGFEDVAVAQLSAGQQRRVALARLWLSRSPLWILDEPLTAIDKSGVAKLMALFSHHAENGGAVILTTHQELPEAQRTVRKLRLTSQEVI, encoded by the coding sequence ATGCTGGAAGCCAACAACCTGACCTGCGTACGCGACGAACGCACGCTGTTCAGCGACCTCTGTTTTACCGTTTCAGCGGGCGATATTGTCCAGATTGAAGGGGCCAATGGCGCAGGAAAAACGTCACTGCTGCGTATTCTTGCCGGGCTGAGCCGGGCAGAGCAGGGGGATGTTCTGTGGCAGCAGCAACCGATCCACCGCCAGCGTGAAACCTGGCACAGGGCCCTGCTTTATCTTGGGCATCAGCCCGGTGTAAAAGCGGTGCTGACCGCGCGTGAAAATTTGCATTTTTATCATGCCAGTCAGTCCGAAGCTTCGCTGATGGCGGCGCTGGAAGAAGTGGATCTGGTGGGATTTGAGGATGTTGCCGTGGCCCAACTCTCCGCGGGACAGCAGCGGCGGGTGGCGCTGGCGCGGTTATGGTTGAGCCGCTCGCCGCTATGGATCCTTGATGAGCCATTAACCGCCATAGATAAATCTGGCGTAGCGAAATTAATGGCGCTGTTCAGCCACCATGCTGAGAATGGCGGCGCGGTGATCCTCACCACCCATCAGGAATTACCGGAAGCACAGCGCACAGTTCGCAAACTTCGTCTTACCTCTCAGGAGGTAATCTGA
- the mlaA gene encoding phospholipid-binding lipoprotein MlaA — MSYRVTGVALASVLLLGCASSKTADQPQQRSDPFEGFNRTMFNFNYNVLDPYVVRPAAVAWRDYVPMPARTGLSNFLGNLSEPSTMVNYFIEGKPYKAMIHFNRFFLNTVLGMGGFIDVAGMANPKLAKEEPRGFGSTLGNYGVGYGPYVEVPAYGSFTPREDIGGLVDDLYAPLSWLTWWMTAGKWVVEGVETRAQLLDSDAILHNSQDPYAFIRAAYFQRHDFLASDGKLIPQENPNASAIQDELNDIDAN, encoded by the coding sequence ATGAGCTACCGCGTGACGGGCGTAGCGCTGGCCAGCGTGCTACTGTTGGGATGTGCAAGTTCCAAAACGGCGGACCAGCCTCAGCAAAGATCGGATCCGTTTGAAGGATTCAACCGGACCATGTTCAACTTCAACTACAATGTGTTGGATCCCTACGTGGTACGCCCTGCGGCGGTAGCCTGGCGTGATTACGTCCCCATGCCTGCCCGCACCGGACTCAGCAACTTTTTGGGTAACCTCAGTGAACCCTCAACGATGGTGAACTACTTTATTGAGGGCAAACCTTATAAAGCGATGATCCACTTCAACCGCTTCTTCCTGAACACCGTTCTGGGAATGGGGGGCTTCATTGATGTGGCCGGTATGGCTAACCCAAAACTTGCGAAAGAAGAGCCGCGTGGGTTTGGCAGCACCTTAGGCAATTATGGTGTGGGTTACGGACCCTACGTTGAAGTACCTGCCTATGGCAGCTTTACGCCGCGTGAGGATATTGGCGGGCTAGTGGATGATCTCTATGCGCCACTGAGCTGGCTGACCTGGTGGATGACTGCCGGCAAGTGGGTTGTGGAAGGGGTTGAAACACGAGCGCAGCTGCTGGACTCAGATGCGATCCTGCATAATTCACAGGATCCTTATGCCTTTATCAGAGCAGCCTATTTCCAGCGTCATGACTTCCTGGCCAGCGATGGCAAATTGATCCCGCAGGAAAACCCGAATGCGTCGGCGATCCAGGACGAGCTGAACGATATCGATGCAAACTAG
- a CDS encoding formate/nitrite transporter family protein: protein MNKKHDDGEVESEESEQDKEIEVDEEVLPSRAAAVHEQIRQEGEKELERDGLALLFSAIAAGLSMGASLMAKGIFQVNLEGVPGAFLLENLGYTFGFIIVIMARQQLFTENTVTAVLPIMHKPTGSNLLLLLRLWGLVLLGNLIGTGMASLAFTHMPIFDDATREAFVAISQKVMENTPGEMFANAVISGWIIATMVWMFPSSGAAKIWVIILMTWLVALGDLAHIVVGSVEILYLVFNGVVSWQEFLWPFALPTLAGNIIGGTFIFALISHAQIRNDMNTEAKARAKAEAKAREKKEKKGGEESENEKERHVE, encoded by the coding sequence ATGAATAAGAAACATGATGATGGCGAAGTAGAAAGCGAAGAGAGCGAGCAGGACAAAGAGATTGAAGTAGACGAGGAGGTATTGCCTTCCCGCGCTGCTGCCGTCCATGAGCAAATCCGTCAGGAAGGTGAAAAAGAGCTGGAGCGTGACGGCCTGGCTCTGCTGTTTTCTGCCATCGCTGCGGGCCTGTCGATGGGGGCTTCTTTAATGGCCAAGGGCATTTTTCAGGTCAATCTTGAGGGCGTGCCGGGTGCATTTCTTCTGGAAAACCTGGGTTATACCTTCGGCTTTATCATCGTCATTATGGCGCGACAGCAGCTATTTACAGAAAACACGGTAACAGCCGTATTGCCCATTATGCACAAGCCAACCGGCAGTAATTTGTTACTGCTACTGCGCCTGTGGGGACTGGTGCTGCTGGGCAACCTGATTGGCACAGGCATGGCTTCGCTGGCCTTTACTCATATGCCCATTTTTGACGATGCCACCAGGGAAGCCTTTGTTGCTATCAGTCAAAAAGTGATGGAGAACACGCCGGGCGAAATGTTTGCCAATGCCGTGATCTCAGGCTGGATTATCGCCACTATGGTATGGATGTTCCCTTCCTCCGGTGCAGCGAAAATCTGGGTGATCATCCTGATGACCTGGCTGGTCGCGCTGGGCGATCTGGCGCATATCGTCGTGGGTTCGGTCGAGATACTTTATCTGGTCTTTAACGGCGTCGTCAGCTGGCAGGAGTTCCTCTGGCCGTTCGCCCTGCCAACGCTGGCGGGTAATATCATCGGCGGCACCTTTATCTTCGCGCTAATCAGTCATGCGCAAATCCGCAATGACATGAATACTGAAGCAAAAGCCAGGGCCAAAGCCGAGGCAAAAGCCAGAGAAAAGAAAGAGAAAAAAGGCGGAGAAGAGAGTGAGAACGAGAAAGAGCGGCATGTTGAGTAA
- the ccmI gene encoding c-type cytochrome biogenesis protein CcmI translates to MAGFWLTLLGLLIASVALLLIAGGRKHRPVAIERDALNKAFYHQRLKELEEDEEQGVVGERPEMVRELQQTLLLDIPNDEQIVERSVSRWVLLPGVLVLIFVSLGFYFKTGGFAQVMSWQQVQNDLPALRAQVMNPDAKPLTMEELARLGLGIRTSLQQDPQNVNDWLMLGRIGMVLNNATTATQAFQHAMQLAPENQEVKLSYADVLTRSPDPQDNRQAGEMLNEMLKTDSNNLRILSLLAFNAFSQQHYPEAIASWQKMLQLLPADDQRRVMIQRSIEQAKTESGKQNSQLALSVTLTPAAEKMLPADGVLYISVADGVSPVPVAVKKMPLSRFPLSLTLDDSNAMMPERLLSAQHQVQVRVRISRDGSANPQPGDWFGSSAVTPFTGHQQLAVEIDRQQP, encoded by the coding sequence ATGGCTGGATTCTGGTTAACCCTTCTGGGACTGCTGATTGCGTCAGTTGCGCTGCTGCTGATTGCCGGAGGCCGTAAACATCGCCCGGTGGCTATCGAGCGGGATGCACTGAATAAAGCTTTTTATCATCAGCGGCTGAAAGAGCTGGAAGAAGATGAAGAGCAGGGCGTCGTGGGCGAACGGCCAGAAATGGTCCGTGAACTGCAACAGACCCTGCTGCTTGATATCCCGAATGATGAGCAGATTGTCGAGCGCAGCGTCAGCCGCTGGGTGCTGCTGCCGGGCGTGCTGGTGCTGATCTTCGTCAGTCTGGGCTTTTATTTTAAAACCGGGGGCTTTGCGCAGGTGATGTCGTGGCAACAGGTGCAGAACGATCTGCCTGCACTGCGGGCCCAGGTAATGAACCCTGACGCCAAACCGCTAACGATGGAAGAGCTGGCCCGACTGGGACTGGGGATCCGCACCTCACTGCAACAGGATCCGCAAAACGTGAATGACTGGCTGATGCTGGGACGCATCGGTATGGTGCTGAACAATGCCACTACCGCTACGCAGGCATTCCAGCATGCGATGCAGCTGGCGCCAGAGAACCAGGAAGTCAAACTCAGCTATGCCGATGTGCTGACCCGCTCACCGGATCCGCAGGATAACCGTCAGGCCGGAGAAATGCTCAATGAGATGCTTAAAACGGATAGCAACAATTTGCGGATACTGAGCCTGTTGGCATTTAATGCTTTCAGCCAGCAACACTACCCTGAGGCGATAGCCAGCTGGCAAAAGATGTTACAATTGTTACCGGCTGACGATCAACGCAGGGTAATGATCCAGCGCAGTATTGAGCAGGCGAAAACGGAATCTGGTAAGCAAAACAGCCAGCTGGCGCTGTCAGTAACCCTGACGCCGGCCGCAGAAAAAATGTTACCGGCTGACGGAGTGTTGTATATTTCCGTGGCAGATGGTGTTTCTCCCGTCCCGGTGGCGGTGAAAAAAATGCCTTTAAGCCGTTTTCCTTTATCGCTGACGCTGGATGACAGCAATGCCATGATGCCGGAGCGTTTACTATCTGCTCAGCATCAGGTTCAGGTACGCGTGCGTATCTCGCGTGATGGCAGCGCCAATCCGCAGCCGGGCGACTGGTTCGGTAGCAGTGCCGTGACGCCCTTTACAGGTCACCAGCAACTGGCTGTTGAGATCGACCGGCAGCAGCCTTAA
- a CDS encoding heme lyase CcmF/NrfE family subunit codes for MMPEIGSFLLCLALAISLLLSIYPLWGAARQDRRLMGLARPLSYALFVCILGAFVVLVHAFVVNDFSVAYVATNSNTLLPVYYRIAATWGAHEGSLLLWLLLLSTWTLAVALFSRGMPQDSIARVLAVMGMINLGFLLFITLTSNPFTRTLPDFPIDGSDLNPMLQDIGLIFHPPLLYMGYVGFSVAFAFAIASLMAGRLDTAWARWSRPWTTAAWVFLTIGIVLGSAWAYYELGWGGWWFWDPVENASFMPWLAGTALIHSLAVTEKRGTFKAWTVLLAITAFSLSLLGTFLVRSGVLVSVHSFASDPARGMFILAFLVIVIGSSLLLYAVKGSKVRSRVQNEVWSRESFLLGNNVLLIAAMLVVLLGTLLPLVHKQLGLGSISIGEPFFNTLFTWLMAPLALMLGIGPLVRWRRDEPQKLWKRLAIAVVGTLVLSVLLPWLMQDRIEAMAVVGLLMSIWVIFLTLMELHERATHRHGFFKGLTHLSRSHWGMVLGHLGVAVTVIGIAFSQNYSVERDVRMRAGDTVDIHDYHFTFRDVHNLQGPNFTGGVGIIDVTRNGRHEATLRAEKRYYSVARTMMTEAAINGGFTRDLYAALGEELGDNSWAVRIYYKPFVRWIWFGGLFMAVGGIFCLCDPRYRSRKKAQKELA; via the coding sequence ATGATGCCGGAAATCGGCAGTTTTCTGCTCTGTCTGGCGCTGGCAATCTCTCTGCTGTTGAGCATTTATCCGCTCTGGGGGGCGGCACGTCAGGATCGTCGTCTGATGGGGCTGGCACGGCCGCTCAGCTATGCGCTCTTTGTCTGCATTCTTGGTGCCTTTGTGGTGCTGGTCCATGCGTTTGTAGTGAATGATTTTAGCGTGGCCTATGTGGCCACCAACTCCAATACGCTGCTGCCGGTCTACTACCGTATCGCCGCCACCTGGGGGGCACACGAAGGTTCGCTGCTGCTCTGGCTGCTGCTGTTAAGCACCTGGACGCTGGCCGTGGCGCTGTTCAGCCGGGGAATGCCGCAGGATTCCATCGCCCGTGTGCTGGCGGTGATGGGGATGATTAACCTGGGCTTTCTGCTGTTTATCACCCTGACCTCCAATCCCTTTACCCGGACGCTGCCGGACTTCCCGATAGACGGCAGCGATCTTAATCCGATGCTGCAGGACATTGGCCTGATTTTCCATCCGCCGTTGTTATATATGGGATATGTGGGCTTTTCTGTCGCCTTCGCCTTTGCGATCGCCTCGTTGATGGCCGGCAGGCTGGATACGGCCTGGGCGCGCTGGTCGCGTCCCTGGACCACCGCTGCCTGGGTTTTCCTGACCATCGGCATCGTGCTCGGTTCGGCCTGGGCCTATTATGAACTGGGCTGGGGCGGCTGGTGGTTCTGGGATCCGGTAGAAAACGCTTCCTTTATGCCGTGGCTTGCAGGGACAGCGCTGATCCACTCGCTGGCCGTGACCGAAAAACGCGGTACTTTCAAAGCCTGGACCGTGCTGCTGGCGATTACCGCCTTCTCGCTGAGCCTGCTGGGGACGTTCCTGGTGCGTTCCGGCGTGCTGGTTTCGGTTCACTCATTCGCTTCCGATCCGGCGCGCGGCATGTTTATCCTCGCTTTCCTGGTGATCGTCATCGGCAGCTCGCTGCTGCTGTATGCGGTGAAGGGCAGCAAAGTGCGCAGCCGGGTGCAGAACGAAGTCTGGTCGCGTGAATCTTTCCTGCTGGGCAACAACGTGCTGCTGATTGCCGCGATGCTGGTGGTATTGCTGGGCACGTTGCTGCCCCTGGTACACAAGCAGCTTGGCCTGGGCAGCATCTCGATTGGCGAACCCTTCTTTAATACGCTGTTTACCTGGCTGATGGCTCCGCTGGCGCTGATGCTCGGTATCGGGCCGCTGGTTCGCTGGCGTCGTGATGAACCGCAGAAGCTCTGGAAACGTCTGGCAATCGCCGTGGTTGGCACTCTGGTGCTCTCTGTCCTGCTGCCGTGGCTGATGCAGGATCGCATCGAAGCGATGGCGGTAGTTGGTTTGCTGATGTCGATCTGGGTGATCTTCCTGACGCTGATGGAACTGCACGAGCGCGCCACCCATCGTCATGGCTTCTTTAAAGGACTGACGCATCTCTCCCGCAGCCACTGGGGCATGGTGCTGGGGCATCTGGGCGTGGCCGTCACGGTGATCGGTATCGCCTTCAGCCAGAATTACAGCGTGGAACGTGATGTGCGGATGCGCGCCGGGGATACGGTCGATATCCACGATTATCATTTTACCTTCCGTGATGTTCACAACCTGCAGGGCCCCAATTTTACCGGTGGCGTGGGGATTATTGATGTGACCCGCAACGGCAGACATGAGGCGACGCTGCGTGCTGAGAAACGCTACTACAGCGTGGCCCGCACCATGATGACCGAGGCGGCGATAAACGGTGGATTCACCCGCGATCTCTATGCGGCGCTGGGTGAAGAGCTGGGCGATAACTCCTGGGCCGTGCGCATCTACTACAAACCTTTTGTTCGCTGGATCTGGTTTGGCGGCTTGTTTATGGCTGTGGGCGGCATCTTCTGCCTGTGCGATCCCCGTTACCGTTCGCGCAAAAAAGCGCAGAAGGAGCTGGCATGA
- a CDS encoding YfcZ/YiiS family protein, with product MTHAIKKCSATETAACCCVDVGTIMDNTDCTASWSQLYETRQQAEAMLAQLTEKARQVESDPCVIDARYSEQPDGVLLAADFTFSCQAETMIFQLGLR from the coding sequence ATGACCCATGCCATTAAAAAATGCAGCGCCACTGAAACGGCCGCCTGCTGCTGTGTAGATGTTGGTACCATCATGGATAACACCGACTGTACCGCAAGCTGGAGCCAGCTGTATGAAACCCGCCAACAGGCAGAAGCGATGCTGGCGCAGCTCACCGAAAAAGCCCGTCAGGTTGAATCCGATCCCTGCGTGATTGATGCCCGCTACAGCGAACAGCCTGATGGCGTGCTGCTGGCAGCGGACTTCACCTTCAGCTGCCAGGCTGAAACGATGATTTTCCAGCTCGGCCTGCGTTAA
- the ccmE gene encoding cytochrome c maturation protein CcmE translates to MNPRRKSRLIMVTVILAGLGLATALVMYALRSNIDLFYTPSEILDGKGEAHVKPEPGQRLRVGGMVMPGSVKRDPDTLQVSFKLYDARGVIGVSYLGILPDLFREGQGVVAQGVLEDGNLVNAKEVLAKHDEKYTPPEIEDAMKTNHKEAQAWQTSGKGGQS, encoded by the coding sequence GTGAATCCGCGTCGTAAGAGTCGCCTGATCATGGTGACAGTCATACTGGCAGGTCTCGGCCTGGCCACCGCCCTGGTGATGTACGCGCTGCGTTCCAACATCGACCTTTTTTACACGCCCAGCGAAATTCTTGATGGTAAAGGTGAAGCACACGTAAAACCTGAACCGGGCCAGCGATTGCGGGTTGGCGGCATGGTGATGCCGGGAAGCGTAAAGCGCGATCCCGATACCCTGCAGGTCTCCTTCAAACTGTATGACGCCCGTGGCGTGATTGGGGTCAGCTACCTCGGTATCCTGCCCGACCTGTTCCGCGAAGGGCAGGGCGTAGTCGCCCAGGGCGTGCTGGAAGATGGCAACCTGGTCAATGCGAAAGAGGTGCTGGCGAAGCACGATGAGAAATATACGCCGCCAGAAATTGAGGATGCGATGAAAACCAATCATAAAGAGGCACAGGCCTGGCAGACTTCCGGGAAAGGGGGCCAGTCATGA
- a CDS encoding heme ABC transporter permease — translation MWKWLHQLGKPDRLYRLCGRWIPWLAVPGIASLILGWVWGFGFAPADYQQGDSYRIMYIHVPAAMWSMGIYGSMAIAAFIGLVWQWKSADLAAAAMAPVGAVFTFIALITGSAWGKPMWGTWWIWDARLTSELVLLFLYMGVIALYNAFDDRRMAGRAAGILILVGVVNLPIIHYSVQWWNTLHQGSSGMLQQAIDPSMRSPLRWSILGYLLIFLSLTLMRLRNLILFTERHRPWVAELAAKGGRKA, via the coding sequence ATGTGGAAATGGTTACATCAACTCGGTAAGCCCGACCGGCTCTACCGGTTATGCGGTCGCTGGATACCCTGGTTAGCCGTACCGGGCATCGCCAGCCTGATCCTGGGCTGGGTCTGGGGATTTGGTTTCGCTCCTGCCGATTATCAGCAGGGAGACAGCTACCGCATCATGTATATCCATGTCCCGGCCGCCATGTGGTCTATGGGCATTTATGGATCGATGGCCATTGCGGCCTTTATTGGCCTTGTCTGGCAGTGGAAATCAGCCGATTTGGCCGCCGCAGCAATGGCTCCCGTCGGAGCGGTATTTACCTTTATCGCGCTGATCACCGGGTCTGCCTGGGGCAAGCCGATGTGGGGAACCTGGTGGATATGGGATGCCCGTCTGACCTCAGAACTGGTGCTTCTCTTCCTCTATATGGGGGTTATCGCCCTCTATAACGCTTTTGACGATCGCAGAATGGCGGGACGCGCCGCCGGGATACTGATCCTGGTGGGCGTGGTCAATCTGCCGATTATCCATTACTCGGTGCAGTGGTGGAATACCCTGCATCAGGGCTCATCCGGGATGCTACAACAGGCTATCGACCCCAGCATGCGTAGCCCGCTGCGCTGGTCAATCCTTGGTTATCTGTTGATATTCCTCTCCCTGACGCTGATGCGTCTGCGCAATCTGATCCTGTTCACAGAGCGCCACCGTCCCTGGGTGGCAGAACTTGCAGCCAAAGGAGGGCGCAAAGCATGA
- a CDS encoding DsbE family thiol:disulfide interchange protein, with amino-acid sequence MSKKVLYIPLVLFLLLAAALMWQLNRNANGDDPTLLESALVGKPVPVFKLESLDKPGKTYDQSVLTDGKPVLLNVWATWCPTCRAEHQYLNTLAAKGVRVVGLNYKDDRGKAVNWLNTLGNPYALSLYDGNGMLGLDLGVYGAPETFLIDGKGIIRYRHAGDLNDDVWMREVKPLWEKYSKEAGA; translated from the coding sequence ATGAGTAAGAAAGTGCTTTATATCCCGCTGGTGCTGTTCCTGCTGCTGGCAGCCGCGCTGATGTGGCAGTTGAACCGCAATGCGAATGGAGACGATCCCACGCTGCTGGAATCGGCCCTGGTGGGGAAACCCGTACCGGTGTTTAAGCTGGAGTCGCTGGATAAACCGGGTAAAACGTACGATCAGTCGGTACTGACGGATGGCAAACCTGTTCTGCTCAATGTCTGGGCTACCTGGTGTCCTACCTGCCGTGCTGAGCATCAGTATCTCAACACGCTGGCCGCTAAAGGCGTGCGCGTGGTGGGACTGAACTACAAAGACGATCGCGGGAAAGCGGTCAACTGGCTGAATACGCTGGGCAACCCCTATGCGCTGAGCCTGTACGACGGCAATGGCATGCTGGGTCTGGATTTAGGCGTGTATGGCGCGCCAGAAACCTTTCTGATCGATGGCAAAGGGATCATCCGCTATCGCCATGCCGGCGATTTGAACGACGACGTATGGATGCGTGAAGTGAAACCCTTATGGGAAAAATACAGCAAGGAGGCTGGAGCATGA
- a CDS encoding cytochrome c-type biogenesis protein has protein sequence MKQWILLLALFISAGALADNIDTYKFSSVDQEQQYRHLTESLRCPKCQNNSIADSNAMIASDMRLKVYELLKNGQTPEQVKQYMVARYGNFVTYQPPVMPSTIILWAGPALFVLIGALVIVLRSRKRSPDNEMDAEQQQRLNALLKTNRKQ, from the coding sequence ATGAAACAGTGGATTTTACTTCTGGCGCTGTTTATCAGCGCCGGAGCGCTGGCAGACAATATTGATACTTATAAATTCTCGTCGGTGGATCAGGAGCAGCAATATCGTCACCTGACCGAGTCGCTGCGCTGTCCGAAATGCCAGAATAACAGCATTGCGGACTCCAACGCGATGATCGCCAGCGACATGAGGCTGAAGGTTTATGAGCTGCTGAAAAACGGGCAAACGCCCGAACAGGTTAAGCAGTATATGGTCGCGCGCTACGGCAATTTTGTCACCTATCAGCCTCCCGTAATGCCCTCCACCATTATCCTGTGGGCTGGCCCGGCACTGTTTGTCCTTATCGGCGCGCTGGTGATTGTGTTACGCAGCAGAAAACGCTCTCCTGATAATGAGATGGACGCAGAACAGCAACAGCGCCTGAATGCGCTTTTAAAGACTAACAGGAAGCAATAA
- the ccmB gene encoding heme exporter protein CcmB yields MFWRVLKRELRIAFRSGSEIINPLWFFLIVITLFPLGIGPEPGLLARIAPGIVWVAALLSSLLALERLFRDDFLDGSLEQLLLLPTPLPITVLGKVAAHWVVTGLPLLLLSPLAALLLSLDFASWRAIALTLLLGTPTLSFLGAIGVGLTVGLRRGGVLLSLLVLPLAVPVLIFASAAIDAAGMGLPIDGYLAILGALLAGSATLAPFATAAALRVSVH; encoded by the coding sequence ATGTTCTGGCGTGTGCTTAAACGCGAACTGCGCATCGCATTCCGCAGCGGTTCGGAAATTATCAATCCGCTGTGGTTTTTTCTGATTGTTATCACTCTGTTTCCGCTGGGAATAGGTCCGGAACCTGGATTGCTGGCGCGCATTGCCCCCGGAATTGTCTGGGTCGCCGCTTTGCTCTCTTCGTTGCTGGCGCTTGAGCGCCTGTTCCGTGATGACTTTCTCGACGGCTCGCTGGAGCAACTTCTGTTGTTACCCACGCCGCTGCCGATAACGGTATTAGGCAAAGTGGCCGCTCACTGGGTTGTAACCGGATTGCCGCTGTTGCTGCTTTCTCCTCTGGCTGCCTTGCTGCTTTCGCTGGACTTTGCGAGCTGGCGCGCCATTGCCCTGACATTATTGCTGGGCACTCCAACCCTGAGTTTCCTGGGGGCGATTGGGGTAGGGCTGACGGTAGGGTTGCGCCGGGGCGGTGTGTTACTGAGTTTACTGGTGTTGCCACTGGCAGTGCCGGTACTGATTTTTGCCAGCGCAGCCATAGATGCTGCCGGCATGGGATTACCGATTGACGGCTACCTGGCAATTTTAGGTGCCCTGTTAGCAGGCAGCGCGACCCTTGCGCCGTTCGCCACTGCCGCCGCGTTGCGGGTCAGCGTGCACTAA
- the fadL gene encoding long-chain fatty acid transporter FadL, with the protein MNHKNLFAKSALAVAVAIVSSNVYAAGFQLNEFSSIGLGRAYSGEGAMGDTAASASRNPATMALMDRPMFSVGAVFIDPDVDISGDSPSGQSLDANNIAPAEWVPNIHYVQPINDQWWLGASATSNYGLATEFNNSYAAGPYAGKTDLQTLNLNLSTAYRLNQHFSFGVGFDAVYARAKIERYAGESGQALGLPADTQIAHLKGDEWGYGWNAGILYEVDENNRFGLSYRSEVKIDFDGDYKSSIPGYINPINQAANLGLPYGTDGNTIPGALTLNLPEMWELSGYHKVAPQWAVHYSLAYTSWSQFQELKATGSNGQTLFQKDESFKDAYRIALGTSYFYDENWTFRTGIAFDDSPVPAENRSISIPDQDRLWLSAGASYAFNQDASVDVGVSYMHGQHVTIQEGDYTFNSTGKAWLYGANFNYKF; encoded by the coding sequence ATGAACCATAAGAACCTGTTTGCGAAGTCTGCACTTGCTGTTGCAGTGGCGATTGTCTCTTCGAACGTTTATGCGGCCGGCTTTCAGCTTAATGAATTTTCCTCTATCGGACTGGGCCGTGCCTATTCCGGTGAAGGTGCGATGGGTGATACGGCGGCTTCTGCCAGCCGCAACCCTGCCACTATGGCGTTGATGGATCGCCCGATGTTCTCTGTTGGTGCAGTATTTATCGACCCTGACGTGGATATCAGCGGTGACAGTCCGTCTGGCCAGAGTCTGGATGCGAATAATATTGCGCCCGCTGAGTGGGTGCCCAATATTCATTACGTCCAGCCAATTAACGACCAGTGGTGGCTTGGCGCATCGGCAACCTCAAATTATGGTCTGGCTACTGAGTTTAATAACAGCTATGCCGCTGGACCTTATGCCGGTAAAACCGATCTGCAAACCCTCAACCTTAATTTAAGTACGGCCTACCGTCTTAATCAGCATTTCAGTTTTGGTGTTGGGTTTGATGCCGTTTATGCCCGTGCCAAAATTGAACGTTATGCGGGTGAATCCGGTCAGGCGCTGGGCCTGCCGGCAGATACCCAGATTGCTCACCTGAAAGGGGATGAGTGGGGCTATGGCTGGAACGCCGGTATCCTGTACGAGGTGGATGAGAACAACCGCTTCGGCCTCTCCTATCGTTCTGAAGTAAAAATCGACTTTGACGGCGACTATAAGAGCAGCATACCGGGCTATATTAACCCGATTAATCAGGCAGCCAATCTTGGCCTGCCGTACGGTACCGATGGCAACACCATTCCGGGTGCACTGACCCTGAACCTGCCTGAAATGTGGGAACTCTCCGGCTACCATAAAGTGGCACCGCAGTGGGCTGTCCACTACAGCCTGGCCTATACCAGCTGGAGCCAGTTCCAGGAGCTGAAAGCCACGGGCAGTAATGGTCAGACGCTGTTCCAGAAAGATGAAAGCTTCAAAGATGCCTACCGCATCGCGCTGGGAACCTCCTACTTCTATGATGAGAACTGGACTTTCCGTACCGGTATCGCCTTTGATGACAGCCCGGTTCCAGCTGAAAACCGTTCCATCTCTATCCCGGACCAGGATCGTCTGTGGCTGAGCGCCGGTGCCTCCTATGCATTTAACCAGGATGCCTCTGTCGACGTAGGTGTTTCCTATATGCATGGTCAGCACGTGACCATTCAGGAAGGTGATTACACCTTTAACTCAACCGGTAAAGCCTGGCTGTATGGCGCGAACTTTAACTATAAGTTCTGA
- the ccmD gene encoding heme exporter protein CcmD, translated as MKPAFSSWPDFFAMGGYAFYVWLAVACTLIPLAGLVLHTLIQRHRLLNDIRQRQSRERRILTAKQKKAASEAAGEMQ; from the coding sequence ATGAAGCCCGCTTTCTCATCCTGGCCGGATTTTTTCGCCATGGGCGGATACGCCTTTTATGTCTGGCTGGCAGTAGCCTGCACGCTGATCCCGCTTGCCGGGCTGGTGCTGCATACGCTCATCCAGCGCCATCGTCTGCTGAATGATATTCGTCAGCGTCAGTCTCGCGAACGTCGCATTCTGACAGCCAAACAAAAAAAAGCTGCCAGTGAAGCCGCAGGAGAAATGCAGTGA